The following coding sequences lie in one Hippoglossus hippoglossus isolate fHipHip1 chromosome 14, fHipHip1.pri, whole genome shotgun sequence genomic window:
- the cdx1b gene encoding homeobox protein CDX-1b, whose translation MQRDPPSPGTMYVSYLQLDKEPPMYPHQNPVTRHPGLSPQNFPVSAPPQYSDFAGYHHHHHGLSNDPHPVQQAGPGAGGWSPAYPPPPPATRDDWSTHHYGHPAAAAAAAAAAAAAGGGPASSTVPGAVGPTLGFSPPEFPGQPPALLPSAGQLSPGSPLRRNPYDWIRRSSAPPSNPNGKTRTKDKYRVVYTDHQRLELEKEFHYSRYITIRRKAELATALSLSERQVKIWFQNRRAKERKINKKKLQQPASSTTTPTPPNGSNGSGGGGGGGLHRNGGSSVPMVTSSSGLVSPSSLPLNIKEEY comes from the exons ATGCAGAGGGACCCCCCCTCACCTGGAACCATGTACGTCAGTTACCTGCAGCTGGACAAAGAACCCCCCATGTACCCGCACCAGAACCCGGTGACCCGACACCCGGGGCTCAGCCCGCAGAACTTCCCGGTGTCCGCCCCGCCTCAGTACTCTGACTTCGCCggctaccaccaccaccaccacggcCTCAGCAACGACCCGCACCCGGTGCAGCAGGCCGGGCCGGGCGCTGGTGGCTGGAGCCCGGCCTACCCCCCACCTCCTCCGGCCACCCGGGACGACTGGTCCACCCACCACTACGGACACccggccgccgccgccgccgccgcagcagcgGCCGCGGCTGCCGGGGGAGGTCCCGCCTCGTCCACGGTGCCCGGAGCGGTGGGTCCCACCCTGGGGTTCAGCCCCCCGGAGTTCCCCGGGCAGCCTCCAGCGCTGCTGCCCTCCGCGGGGCAGCTGTCCCCCGGATCCCCGCTGAGGAGGAACCCGTACGACTGGATCCGACGCTCCTCCGCTCCGCCCTCCAACCCAA ACGGAAAGACTCGGACCAAAGACAAGTACCGTGTGGTTTACACCGACCACCAGcgtctggagctggagaaggagtttCACTACAGCAGATACATCACCATCCGGAGGAAGGCGGAGCTCGCCACGGCGCTCAGCCTCTCGGAGAGACAG GTGAAGATCTGGTTCCAGAATCGTCGGGCGAAGGAACGCAAGATCAacaagaagaagctgcagcagcccGCCTCCTCCACGACCACGCCCACCCCTCCCAACGGGAGCAatggcagcggaggaggagggggaggcggTCTCCATAGAAACGGAGGCAGCAGTGTCCCCATGGTGACGAGCAGCAGCGGGCTGGTGTCCCCCTCGTCGCTGCCTCTAAACATCAAGGAGGAGTActga